The genomic interval GCTTCTGCGTGCAGTTCTGCCCCACCAACGTGCTGGACGTTTCCCCCGAGTTCAACGCCAAGGGCTACCACCCGCCCTATGTGAAAAACCCGGATGACTGCCGCTACTGCATGTATTGCCAAATGATCTGTCCCGAGTTTTCCATCTTCGTGACCAGGCTCGATGAAAATGCGGACGCCGCAAAAGAGGAAGCAAAAAAATGAACTTTGTTAGCGCAGACCCCAGGGGCGTCGATGCCGGCCCGCACTTCATGGACGGCGACCACGCCCTCGCCGAAGGCGCGCTGGCGGCAGGTTGCCGCTTCTTCGCCGGCTATCCCATCACGCCCTCGACCGAAGCCGCCGAGCGCTTCGCCGAGCGGGCGCCCGAAGTCGGCGCGCTGTTCATCCAGATGGAGGACGAACTGGCTTCC from Sulfurimicrobium lacus carries:
- a CDS encoding 4Fe-4S dicluster domain-containing protein: MFFNDLKPVQGKVHINNAWCKGCGFCVQFCPTNVLDVSPEFNAKGYHPPYVKNPDDCRYCMYCQMICPEFSIFVTRLDENADAAKEEAKK